Within the Salarias fasciatus chromosome 2, fSalaFa1.1, whole genome shotgun sequence genome, the region CCTCTGTTCCGGCCGGCAGCCCGGCATCGTCCAGAGTGgagcctcctcctcgcctctaCATCAACACAAAGACCGCTACCTCAAGCTTCACGCCCTCCTGTAAGAATTACCTGACCGACAGCGGCGAGGGGAAAGGCTTCTCCACGCCGGCCTCCTCCAGGGGGGATCGAGAAGacggggaggtggaggacggcGAGGTGTGTGGCTTAGAGATAGAAGAGGTggaagaggatgatgatgacgatgatgaagatgacgacGAGGACGATGACAATGACATGAACGAGATGGAGATAGtggaagatgaagaggatgacACACTTTTTGGAGGTCACCTCctggaagatgaagaggaggaggaggaggaggaagaagaggagaacgAGGGCGAGGATCTCTGTGACACTTGGGGTGATTACGTGGATGaagacgacgatgatgatgatggagaggtggagggagacgACTGGGGAAGAGTAGAGGACGATGAGAAGTGACTCATGCACTCCTTCCCCATAACTGGGTTAAAAACTCAGAGGACGTTGATATACTGatagattttattattttggtACCTACTTGAAGCAACACGGCCTTCACTCTGGTACAACCCTGCCTTCTCGTCTCCGGACTGCTGGACTGACAGCGGGGATGTGTGCTGGTGCTAAGGCTCAACGTCTCTTTATACTTCTGTCGATACTTTATCGTGTCTGGTGCTGTTATGTTCTCTTGTTCTTtctcttgtttgtttacatattttggccttttttttttctaagaaaaagaaaaatttgcattttgagaaaaaaaaaaaagtttccaccTGACCAAACTGTCAAAAGGGCATCTTATGTTGTTACTATTTGAACTTTGAATACGAGATTCAGTAAACTAGCGTTCTCATTGGGCTGTGTTACCATTAGGCACAACAGTACTGGCTTGGTACTTGtgataaatgcaacaaaataaatccaCTGGAGTCATCAAGGCTCTGGGTTCTTGTCACAACTAAAACTTGTCTCCGTTTGTATTTAACTGATTAAGATAGATCTGTTGCACACTAATTACAATAAATCATACAAGGAAATTTAGAGTTGTTTCTATGAAAACCCATGTTTGCTTAAAGGTGCTTGTTATATCAGCAGTGTTTACTTTCTCTTTGATGATCGGAAAGTTTAGGAGCAATAAAAGGTTGTTGCATAATGACATGCTCAGAGTCCATTACATTAAGGAGTGGTGCTGCTTCGTCCTCTAGAACCAAGATGTTTATCCCTCACAAAATTCATCTTGCTGCACTTCAAACACAAACCAGGAAGTTAATTTGAACGTTACATTAAACTACACACCTGTTTAATTTATCATGAGTGAATCGAACCACAGACTGTTCCAATCTCAATGGGTTTAGTTACTTTGCGCCCCCTTCTGGTGAGACATTAACAGCATCACaaaagggtttttctttctttccctttcACTTCAGTTCTTCATAGTTACTGAGTTTCAGTTGAATTCTACAGTGTTCTCCCTCACATACACAATGGTTCACACTATTCTTTTATAGTCAAACATCCGCATGGAAAGGCACATAAAACTGAATAGAAACCTTTAGAAATTCTCTTCTCGTCAACAGtgcaaaaacaataacaaaaaattaGATTGGCAATACTGCACAACTATCAAAGAAACGTGGACCAACATCTCTCCTCCGGGTTCAGCTGTCTATTTACATTATTATCAAGAAATTGCTGCACACTTTTGAAAACAGCACGGTGCTCATTTTAGTCACAGAAAGCTGATGGTTTTCAAGAGGTGTACAATGtataaaaaagttaaatcaTAGTGTAAGTGGAGGTTTATACTCCATTTacaataccactttttttcttctttgccaCACAAACTCCAAAATCAAGCTTCCAATGGTCAGGTGAAATCATGTGACCCTAACATGCTTATTGGAGATTGTAAAAGTGCAATAGGAGTCACACCCTGGGCCCTAGGGCCATTCAGCATAGAAACacatgaacattttattttattttattttattttttgttacaACTTGTTTCTCATCACTGAAAATGTCCTGATTGATTTCAGAAGGGACTAGTGCTGTTTTCAGTGTCACTGCACCCTCGCACCAGTGAAAGCAACCACATCGCATCCATTAGAAGTGATTTTTCATTAGCACTCCAGGATAAATGCGGACGTGGAGGGTTCAGGAAATtcacatgtaaaaataaaagtcactgcATGAGGTCCATTGACAATGACATGATGCTTTTaatcactgctgctgttccacAAACAAAACGGACAGTAGAGTTTTCATATTCGATCGCAATCGCATGAAAGTGTAACACATTGTCGTATTGGTGAATCAAACTACAAAAGGCCTCTTTGTTTGACAGGTGCTCGATAGGTGTCGCTGTTTGGAGATGAAGGCGCGTTTTACGCACCATCGAAGAAGAAACGTCATGACGTAGCTGCCATTGACGCAAAATGGCGATGGCTGCCGCCTGACCAAAACACGACTGAAGCGCGTCAAAACTCGTATTTAAGCGGCAAAATCGTTGTTGGGAAGAGGATATAGATTTATTTGTTAGTTGCAGGAGACGTTTAAGGTAAATAAGTTGTTTTTATTACAGGACCGTTAATTACTGCTAAATTAGTGACAGTGGTGAGCTACGTAACGTTTGGGAGACATAACGCTAggctttattatttatttaaataaaactaaacgCACTTCAGATATTTTTCAGGTTAATGCAAAAACTACTGGTGGCAGCACTGATGTTTAATTGAGTCATGTGTTTGCTGTGGCAGGCTGAATCATGACCGAGCAGGCACCGACTCCCAGCTCGGAGGGCATCGTGGGGCTGGATGAGCCCAAAAAGATGACCCGGGAGgactggaggaagaagaaggagctggaggagcagaggaagctggGAAACGCTCCAGCCGAGGTGGACGAGGAGGGAAAGTGAGTGTGTGCTTTCTCAGATGATTGATGTTTTGCTGTCCGCAACAAAGCTTTTTCCGTGTCCCACAAACTTGAAGTTTGTTTAGTCTTTAACTTCTGGGTTGAGGATTCTTTAGAAATAAATTGTGAAGAATATCAACTTTTACCATATAAAACATTAATAATCCATTATGCATCATTGatatttttcagtatttattacAGTATTCATTAAACTTGTGAGTCAATAATTAACAACAAATGTCATTCATTGTTTTGCGCAGGGATATCAACCCTCACATCCCACAGTATATTTCATCAGTGCCATGGTATATTGATCCATCAAAGAGGCCCACATTGAAGCATCAAAGACCACAGAGTGAAACTCAAAGCCAGTTCTCAGCCATTGGAGAGTGGTACAAAAGAGGCGTACAAGAGGTGAGGATCATTCCCATTGTTGTCTGATGTCCTAACGAGGTAGCATACTTGATAAAAACTAACTTTGTGTCTTCACACAGGGTGCACTTGTCACAAAATATCGTAAAGGTGCTTGTGAGAACTGTGGGGCCATGACGCACAAGAAGAAAGACTGCTTAGAGGTAAAACACATGATGTCTGTGGGTTTATTTCGTGTGAAAGAAACCTAACTTGCATGGTAAAgtgatattgtttttttcaagctgagttgacctctgaccttctgtGTTGTAACAACAGCGTCCCAGGAAAGTTGGAGCCAAGTTCACTGGGACAGGCATTGCTCCAGATGAACACAATCAGGTGCAGCTCAACATGGATTACGATGGGAAGCGCGACCGCTGGAATGGCTACGACCCAGAGGAACACCAGCGGATCGTGGAGGAGTATGCCAAAGTAGATCTGGTAAGCAGTCCAGCTGTAGACGAGGTccttaatgttttgtttctgtggagaagaagatcgaacatttgtggaataGTAAGACAGCTTCAGACTGTGTAAGTGTGAAACTCTAATGCTTATAAGTGACAAAAAGTCAAACCTAACAGGCAGTTTTCTGAGTGTTcagcttgtgtttttcttcattgtttctcAGGCAAAAAGGACCCTGAAAGCTCATAAGCTTCAGGATGAGCTGGCCTCTGGGAAACTGGACCAAACCGTAAGTGCTTTTATGGCCGATGATGTTTGATTTTGGAGATTAGAATACAAAATCTAACTCTTTGATTCCTTTCATTGCAGGAGCGTGAGCATGACAGCGAAGATGAGGACGAAGACAAGTATGCTGACGACATCGACATGCCGGGTCAAAACTTTGACTCAAAGAGAAGAATCACCGTCAGAAATCTGAGAATTAGAGAAGACACAGCTAAAGTAAGGCGCTCAGAACTAACAATCACTCAGTGTCACTATCTTTGACTCTTTCTAATGTCCTCCGTTGAAGCAAATGTATAAAGACTGTTATTGAGACACTAGATGATCAGAGCTGCACGTTTGTCTTTCTCACAGTACTTGAGAAATCTTGATCCGAACTCGGCATACTACGACCCCAAGACCCGAGCTATGAGAGAGAACCCACATGCCAACACTGGCATGAACCCAGAAGAGTGAGTCTCTGTGTTTCTTGAGAACTTGGATTGTATTGAAGTTATTGCCCTGAATTAAtctttctctcttgtttttctttttttttggcctgcAGGGTCCAATACGCTGGAGACAACTTTGCTCGCTACTCCGGGGATACAATCGCCATGGCCCAAACGCAGCGTGAGTAGCGCTGACTCCTTATCGGCTCGgttcttctgtctttgtttcaggGTTTTGCTGATGCTGTAAACGACTTCCTCTGTGGCTGCCCGGTTATGAGTGAATCTTATGTATTTTAAATATAAGCTTCCCTTTGGTTAGATGGTTGACCCGCAAGATATTTATGGAGTGTATATCGCCTCCTTCTGATTAAGTGGTTTTTCTGATCACCTCAAGTCTGTTCTGTTGaaaaattacctttttttttttttttttttttttttttttttgcagatgatgacTTCCAGTTTTCAGTGTTTAGAATTTCTATGTTTTTAATTCCCAAAAAGAGAGAGCTTTACTGTCTTTTACAACTCTATAATGGTTATAACCTTGATTGTGACAGTGTTTGCCTGGGACGCGTATGAGAGGGGCTCCGAGGTGCATCTGCAGGCCGACCCCACcaagctggagctgctccatAAATCCTTCAAGGTCAAGAAAGAAGACtttaaagaggagcagagggagagcaTCCTGGAGAAGGTATGCAGCCAACATTTTTAGAAGAGGAATTAACTGTTTACatcttgtttgttgcttttttcttgtttttttttaaactagagCTATCTTGAATCCTGACAGAATGTATTCAGCTGCTATCTTCTAACCACAAGCAAGAGTTATAAATTCAAAATTGATTTGACCAATTGGAAATGTCAGCACACCGCATagcgttttcacagtttttcccACAGACTGATCTGctctgttttttgtgtgtgacgATCAGTACGGAGGCCGGGAGCATTTGGACGCGCCGCCTcgcgagctgctgctggcccagACAGAGGACTACGTGGAGTACTCCCGCCACGGCGCCGTGCTGAAAGGACTTGAGAAAGCTGTGGCTCGCTCCAAGTACGAGGAGGATGTGCTCATCAATAACCACACTGTAAGGACAGGAGAAGAGTGGCTCCAGAAGTCGACCAATCACATTTTCCAATGACGCTGTATGCACTGCAGTTTATCCTGAAAAAAACCgaaatgcttcattttcagtgtaTCTGGGGTTCATACTGGAAGGACGGCTTCTGGGGATACAAGTGCTGCCACTCGATGGTCAAGCAGAGTTACTGCACGGGAGATACCGGCGTTCAGATTGTAAGTATCTCCTCACATTTAAAGGCTCTGCCTGATTaacgctgatttttttttttttttttttttttgtctctgtgatGAAACAGAAGTGATTTAATTTCCTCTCTCATGTTTAATAACCCGCAGAGCAACTCGGACTGTGTTCCTTTTGAAGAGGGCCTGActcagccggaggaggaggagcagcccaAGTCTCTGCTGGAAGTAAGAGGCAGCACATCAGTTTAGATCGTATCAATAATGATGAATATAAAGGaccttattttcacattttagttGAATTCATTATGTCAATGCTTTATTGTTTAGATGCATCGGGACAagctgaaagagaagaagaagaaaaagaagaataaaaagaacaagaagcacagctctgacagcagcgactcggaggatgaagagaagaagaaggagaagctgaagaaggTAAAAACTCTTAGTGTTTAAAAGGCTGAGAATGTCTCAAAGTCGGTGGTTTATTAACATCCaacctgtctcctcctccaagGCTCTGGAAGCGGAGGACAAGCGGGTGAAGCACATCGAGGTGATCATGCAGCTGGACGAAAGGAAGAGGCCGTACAACAGTCTGCAGGAGGTGAAGGCTCCCAccgaggaggagatggaggcctTCCGCATGAAACGCGCCCGGCCAGATGATCCCATGGCTTCTTTCCTGGGACAGTAACCTCCTTCCATTCCCCGCTGACTCCCCCCAAATCACCCCCAGAGGACTTTACCCAAACAGCTTCTAAAATAACAGTGTCACACTCTTAAACTGGACATTCTACCCCTGCAGTAAGCCAGGCTGACTGGTCACAGGACGCTGGAGGAAACCGCCGTGTTTTATAAGTTTGATAGCTTTTCGTCATAGAAAGTTCTGGTCTGTTTAGCTTTAGGACAAACATGAAATGTGCTTCATTTTTGAGACTCAAATCGCATGTAAATATGAGTATTTCCATTGATGGTCTTTAGAAGAACATTTCAGACCAAAGCTAAACCCAGGCGCAACTACTGCTTCTGTGATTAAAGcatttttataatgaaacatATTTGTCCATTTTCTGAAGTGTCGCTGTAACATAAGATTCACCGAGAAAAGGTCTGATGGTTTTCCACCaaatgtgcatttaaaaaaGACTGGCAAGATTTACTTATTTTACCCCAGAGACTGAAATTTCATGACCTCATACAAAGTTTAAATGAAAGTTTGTTTTATGTAATCCGTTCTTAGAAATGATGTCATTGTAATATGTCcaattattgatttatttttctgagaGTAGTGAAACTGCTGAAGACTACTCCACCAAGCAGCTTCATGAAACGTTTCCATGAAACAAGCTGAATTAGTAATTATGATGCATTCTACCTGTCAGTGCTTTCTCAGCACTAAAGTCACCTCAAGACAAACTACGCATCCCTTTCAACAGGGATCATTAACAAGCCACTGCAGCCTGCTGGATCGGCCAGTTTTTATTCCTCATGCCCTTTTTGCAACAGTTGGGTTTCAGATCCACGTCCCCCACACTCAAGGTCAAGCAGACTTAACCTGATGATGAGCCAAGACATGCAAGTCAATGAGCTAAATTGGGCATGCCTAAAGTCTGACCCCAGGGTCAAACTCAGCCCAAGGTCGGCTTCTAAACGGCTTCGCCATCATTACTAAAACGTTAACTCTTTCTGCAGTTGCATTAAATGAGTAAATGCAACATGTTGCTCCCATTCTGGACTCATCATGATTGTAAGCAGACATACTGTATTTCGTATGTATGAACAATCCCGACCTTTGGGTTCTTCTTCGGATTAAATTTTGTtatgtaaataaacacatttcagagcTTGCTCAATTCTAAATCTGTGGGATGAAAAATTGAGAATTTATTGTCAGATTAAAGGACTACTTTATATTGTTAGAAATTATATATTCAGTGGTTCTCTGGCATCTTCAAAAGATCCAGTCTGGTCTGTCCTTCATTGAATTTGTGGTCTTATCTACTGATGAAGGTTTAATCTAGACAAATTGTTAATTTTGTTCAATCCATGATGCAGTCTGTTTTTATTAGGCTTCATTTGACATCCTGAAGAAATCAGTTTTGGAGTATCCGCTGACAAAGAGAGAATCTGATACATCCCTTGTGTGAAACATtggtttaaaaatataaaacatgaaatTCAGATGTGAAATAAGTAGGCTATTTATTTTCCTTCTAATGCTCTGACCTGGATTATTTATGAGAAACAGAGAGGTGCTCTGATCAGTTATGAAGTGCATTTTATAATGTCACTGCTTTTAACAGTGTGACTGTGGCCAGTATAATAAATCATGTCTTCTCTGTGAACTGTCTGCAGCTGATCAGACGAGCCTCTGTGACTATATGCTCAAGgtatgatggtgatggtgaaaGATGATACACACTGTGAAAAGTATGAGATCTGCAGCATCTccatttttctttcagctgctctcgcACAAAAATGCACAAAGTTCAAACTTCAACATACATCAGAAAATCCTCCTATAAAGCagagtttttaataaaaatggcTTTGCTTCATACATTCGAACACTTTGTTATgtaatattgttttgtttttttgttttttttcagctgtgaaaTACTGTTGCACTGACTTGAGTCTCATGACATCATGGTGAAAGTATTCTTTCTGGCACTGCATGTGCATAAACAGGGCGGATATGAGGAACTCCGATTCTCTGGGCTGCACATTTCTCTGCAGCGTTTC harbors:
- the slu7 gene encoding pre-mRNA-splicing factor SLU7; this encodes MTEQAPTPSSEGIVGLDEPKKMTREDWRKKKELEEQRKLGNAPAEVDEEGKDINPHIPQYISSVPWYIDPSKRPTLKHQRPQSETQSQFSAIGEWYKRGVQEGALVTKYRKGACENCGAMTHKKKDCLERPRKVGAKFTGTGIAPDEHNQVQLNMDYDGKRDRWNGYDPEEHQRIVEEYAKVDLAKRTLKAHKLQDELASGKLDQTEREHDSEDEDEDKYADDIDMPGQNFDSKRRITVRNLRIREDTAKYLRNLDPNSAYYDPKTRAMRENPHANTGMNPEEVQYAGDNFARYSGDTIAMAQTQLFAWDAYERGSEVHLQADPTKLELLHKSFKVKKEDFKEEQRESILEKYGGREHLDAPPRELLLAQTEDYVEYSRHGAVLKGLEKAVARSKYEEDVLINNHTCIWGSYWKDGFWGYKCCHSMVKQSYCTGDTGVQISNSDCVPFEEGLTQPEEEEQPKSLLEMHRDKLKEKKKKKKNKKNKKHSSDSSDSEDEEKKKEKLKKALEAEDKRVKHIEVIMQLDERKRPYNSLQEVKAPTEEEMEAFRMKRARPDDPMASFLGQ